A section of the Methanosarcina mazei S-6 genome encodes:
- a CDS encoding type I restriction endonuclease subunit R, producing the protein MTTDTTEKGLETLIVEAMTGTKPDPAQTDMGREPSALYGGTGWILGRWQDYDREYAVDLVQLTRFLKSTQPEVAESLDLENSSPTRQKFLARLQGEVARRGIIEVFRSGIKHGKYDIDLFYGTPTPGNTKAEERYALNRFSVTRQLRYSRGETQLALDLCLFINGLPVATFELKNSLTKQTVEDAVEQYKRDRDSRELLFQFGRCMVHFAVDDHEVKFCTQLNGKNSWFLPFNQGYNDGTGNPPNPAGIKTDYLWKKILTPQGLTDILENYAQVVEEKDEKTGKKKKVQIFPRYHQLDVVRKLLAHAEWHGAGMRYLVQHSAGSGKSNSIAWLAHQLISLKKDDKEIFDSIIVITDRRVLDKQIRDTIKQFAQVGSTVGHAERSGDLRKFIESGKKIIISTVQKFPFILDEIGNEHRGRKFAIIIDEAHSSQGGRTAAAMSEALSDSKDQKDPEDTINDALQKRMEARKMLPNASYFAFTATPKNKTLELFGEPYKDGDKIKHRPFHNYTMKQAIQEGFILDVLRYYTPVNSYYKLIKTVESDPEFDTKKAKKKLRKYVESHDYAIRLKAEIIVDHFQEQVIALNKIGGQARAMVVTNGIERAIQYYHAIRDYLLELNSPYKAIVAFSGEHEYGGVKVTEATLNGFPSSQIEDKIEEEPYRFLICADKFQTGYDEPLLHTMYVDKVLSGIKAVQTLSRLNRAHPKKHDVFVLDFMNDTDTIQDAFSDYYRTTVLSDETDPNKLHDLKSDLDSYQAYSPEQIEQFVELYLGGADRDKLDPILDVCVATYKDHLDEDEQVDFKSKAKAFSRTYGFLASILPYTNADWEKLSIFLNFLIPKLPAPREEDLSKGILEAIDMDSYRVEKQAVVNIQLPDSDSEIEPVPTEAGGFKPEPELDRLSNILKTFNDQFGNIRWTDSDRVHRLITEEIPARVAADVAYQNAKKNSDKQNAKIEHDKALARVMIALMKDDTQLFKLFSDNESFRRTLTDAIFERTYSQ; encoded by the coding sequence TTGACAACCGATACCACCGAAAAGGGCCTCGAAACCCTCATTGTCGAAGCGATGACAGGAACGAAACCCGACCCTGCGCAAACAGACATGGGCAGAGAACCGAGTGCACTTTACGGTGGTACCGGCTGGATACTCGGGCGCTGGCAGGACTACGACCGCGAATATGCTGTTGACCTTGTGCAGCTGACCAGATTCCTCAAATCCACACAGCCGGAAGTTGCTGAATCCCTTGACCTTGAAAATTCCAGCCCCACACGCCAGAAGTTCCTCGCCCGCCTGCAGGGGGAGGTTGCCAGGCGCGGGATAATCGAAGTGTTCAGGAGCGGAATAAAGCACGGGAAATACGACATAGATCTCTTTTACGGAACTCCGACTCCGGGAAACACAAAAGCTGAAGAACGCTATGCTTTGAACCGCTTCAGCGTTACAAGGCAGCTCCGCTACAGCCGGGGCGAAACACAACTTGCACTCGACCTCTGCCTTTTCATAAACGGTTTGCCGGTAGCTACTTTTGAACTCAAGAACAGCCTCACAAAACAGACCGTGGAAGACGCTGTGGAACAGTATAAAAGAGACCGTGACTCTCGTGAGCTGCTGTTCCAGTTCGGGCGCTGCATGGTCCATTTTGCTGTGGACGACCATGAGGTGAAGTTCTGCACGCAGCTTAACGGCAAAAATTCCTGGTTTCTGCCCTTCAACCAGGGCTACAACGACGGTACAGGCAACCCTCCTAACCCTGCCGGCATCAAGACTGACTATCTCTGGAAGAAAATCCTCACCCCTCAGGGGCTTACCGACATCCTTGAAAATTATGCTCAGGTAGTGGAAGAAAAGGACGAAAAGACCGGGAAAAAGAAAAAAGTGCAGATTTTCCCTCGCTATCACCAGTTAGACGTTGTTCGGAAACTGCTCGCCCATGCAGAATGGCACGGTGCAGGCATGCGCTACCTGGTACAACACTCGGCAGGGAGCGGGAAGAGTAATTCCATTGCGTGGCTTGCTCACCAGCTTATCAGCCTCAAGAAAGACGATAAGGAAATCTTTGACTCCATAATCGTAATCACTGACAGGCGCGTCCTTGACAAACAGATCCGCGACACAATCAAGCAGTTTGCCCAGGTGGGCTCGACAGTCGGGCATGCCGAACGTTCAGGAGACCTGCGGAAGTTCATCGAGAGCGGAAAGAAGATAATCATCTCCACGGTCCAGAAATTCCCGTTCATTCTTGATGAGATCGGAAACGAGCACCGCGGTCGGAAATTTGCAATTATCATAGATGAGGCTCATTCCAGCCAGGGCGGGCGCACAGCAGCAGCCATGAGTGAGGCGCTTTCAGATTCGAAAGACCAGAAAGATCCTGAAGATACTATCAACGATGCACTGCAAAAGAGGATGGAAGCCCGTAAAATGCTTCCCAACGCCAGCTACTTCGCATTTACCGCAACTCCGAAAAACAAAACACTGGAGCTTTTCGGGGAACCGTACAAAGATGGAGATAAGATAAAGCACCGGCCTTTCCACAATTACACCATGAAGCAGGCTATTCAGGAAGGTTTCATTCTGGACGTGCTCAGGTATTACACACCTGTAAACAGCTATTACAAACTGATCAAGACGGTGGAAAGTGACCCAGAGTTTGATACCAAAAAAGCAAAAAAGAAGCTTCGAAAGTACGTCGAGAGCCACGATTACGCCATCCGGCTCAAGGCTGAAATTATAGTAGACCACTTCCAGGAACAGGTGATCGCTCTCAACAAGATAGGAGGACAGGCAAGGGCGATGGTGGTTACAAACGGAATTGAACGTGCCATCCAGTATTATCATGCCATCCGGGATTACCTGCTGGAGCTCAATAGCCCCTATAAGGCAATTGTAGCTTTTTCCGGAGAGCATGAGTACGGTGGAGTAAAAGTTACAGAAGCCACTCTAAACGGTTTTCCATCAAGCCAGATTGAAGACAAAATAGAGGAAGAGCCTTACCGCTTCCTGATCTGTGCCGACAAGTTCCAGACCGGCTATGACGAGCCGCTCCTGCACACAATGTATGTTGACAAAGTCCTTTCAGGGATTAAAGCCGTGCAGACGCTCTCCCGGCTCAACAGGGCTCACCCGAAGAAGCACGATGTTTTTGTGCTTGACTTCATGAACGATACTGACACAATCCAGGATGCTTTCTCGGATTACTACCGTACCACGGTCCTTAGTGATGAGACCGATCCCAACAAGCTTCACGACCTTAAATCCGATCTTGATAGTTATCAGGCCTATTCCCCGGAGCAGATAGAGCAGTTCGTTGAACTTTACCTGGGAGGAGCTGATAGGGATAAACTTGATCCGATCCTCGATGTCTGCGTTGCCACTTATAAAGACCATCTTGACGAAGACGAACAGGTTGACTTCAAAAGCAAAGCAAAAGCTTTCTCCCGTACCTACGGCTTCCTCGCTTCAATCTTGCCATACACAAATGCCGATTGGGAAAAGCTCTCAATCTTCCTCAATTTCTTGATACCAAAATTGCCTGCTCCAAGGGAGGAAGACCTTTCAAAAGGTATCCTCGAAGCAATTGACATGGACAGTTACCGGGTAGAAAAACAGGCTGTTGTGAATATCCAGCTTCCTGATTCGGATTCCGAAATAGAGCCGGTACCTACAGAAGCCGGTGGGTTCAAGCCAGAACCTGAGCTTGATCGGCTCAGCAATATCCTCAAAACTTTCAACGATCAATTTGGCAATATCCGCTGGACTGATAGCGATAGGGTACACAGGCTGATTACCGAGGAAATCCCTGCAAGGGTAGCTGCAGATGTTGCTTATCAGAACGCGAAGAAAAACTCGGACAAGCAGAACGCCAAGATAGAGCATGACAAAGCCCTTGCTCGTGTAATGATTGCCCTGATGAAAGACGACACCCAGCTTTTCAAATTGTTCAGCGACAACGAATCTTTCCGCAGAACGCTAACAGACGCAATTTTCGAGCGGACTTACTCACAATAA